The sequence below is a genomic window from Chitinivibrionales bacterium.
TTGGTCTGATGCATCGTGCATTGCATGCCCTCAGCAGGTACGTGCCGTTGGGAATGCCGCCGCGAAAATTGATCTGAAGCGGGCCCGCGGTCATGGACCTGAGCATCGGGGTATAGTCGGCCGCACACCTTGGTCCAGATTCTACCGCTCGTTTCTTTAAAATGCCGCATGTCCCTGCCGTGTCTGCCGTTACCTGTTACCAAATTATATAACAGATAAACCTCTAGCGTGTATGGAATCATCCCAAAAACCAGCCATTGCGCTTATATTTATGGGCAGGAGAGACTTTTCGCACCGGACGGGACGTCTCCCTGTAAACCGGAACTTCCGAGAAGAATACCCCCTTTTAACAGACAGGAGAGCGTATGAAAAAGCACCTCAGCCTTTTGCTCGTTGCGCTGTTCAGTGCCGCAGTGTTCGGCCAGGCCGGGACTTTCCCGGTCATATTCCATAACAATACCAAGGTGTATGCCGACAGCCAGATTTATGTATTATTCTGGGTGCAAAATAAATATTGGGTTGACAAAAACGGCGCGCTGCAGCCCTTTCAAGCGGCAGACGTCAATGCGCCAGGGCATTATACCAAGGACGGCAAGAATTATGCCGCCGTTTCCGTCCGTCTTTCCGATATGGTCAATTTCAGGTGTCCGACTTCGGTCGGCGGCGGACGACTCTACATGTCGGTCGGCAGTCCGTTCCTGGTAAACGTCTCGGACGGCGGGTTCGCGTTGCCCGATCCCCAGAACCCGGGTGATCCCATGGCAGATGCCTACTGGGACTGGTACGAAATGGCCTACGCATATAACGCACTTCAGTTCGGCGGCAATACGACCCAGGTCGATATTTTCGGTTTCCCCTATTCCGTAAAAGTCTGTCAGTCTTCAACGCATTTCATGGACAGTTGCGGTATAAGCACCAGCAGCGGCTGGTCTATGCCACGGATCATGCAACTCTTCAAGGACAGTCTGTCGGCCCCTTTCCAGGCATCCATCAAACCTACCCGTGTTTTGGCACCGCAAAACTCGAGCCAGTTCTATGTTGGAGGCGCCTACGCCGACTATTTCAAACCCCTTCTTGATTCTCTCTGGACGGACTGGTCGGCTAAACCGTTCACGTTCAAATACGGCGGCAGCACCTGGACGATAACCGGAAATGGTACCGATACGGTGACCGTCAGCGGTAGCAATTCAGGAAAAATGAGCAAGCCCACCGCGAGGTCGATCTGGGCCAACAACAGCTTTGACCAGATGAGTCTTAACTTTGTGGCTCCACTTTCATCGGCACTGTGTCGCGGAGTGGCGCGGGACTCCAGTTGGTATAACAACCCTTCCACCTATTATCACAAAAGCAAGACCAGAAGCGAATTCGCCGATCTCCTGCACAGGATCAGCATTCATAATAAGGCCTACGGTTTTGGCTTTGACGACAACAACAATCAGAGTTCGGTCCTGATTGTGGGCAGCTCGCAACCGCTCGACTCCCTTGTCTTTGATTTGGGATCGTTCGATCCCGCCACCGTCGGCTCGGTTGTTCCGGAGCAGAAGTCGCGGGCGAACTCGCATGCGATCCGGATGGGGGCGCATGATATTGTCACCATTCAAAGTGCAAACCCCATTGAAAAAGTCACGCTGGTTTCGCTGAACGGAAAATCGCTTCACAAGAGCGTGCTGGTGAACAATAATGCCTTCAGCATTGCGGGTCTTTCGGCCGGCACCTATTGTGTGCGGATAACGGACAAGCAGGGTCTCACGACAACGCAAAAAATTTGGAAAGAGTAATCACTATCTAAAGAGAAAAGGGTTGAAAGCATGAAACGGATCGATCTCATGACATTCGCCGCGGCGTTGCTGGCGAGCACCGGCGCGGTTTGGGCGGCGACGCCGCCGTTTGTCCACAAAATCAATATAACGCAGTACCTTGATTCCGGGGCCACGCTCCCGGTCAAGGGTACGGTCGTGGCCGGAGGAAGAAATGGCGGCCTCTATAGTTCTTCCCTGGGAAATGACGCTCCCGCATTGATACCGAACACGGCCGGTGAATATACCACGAGCACGCAGATAACGGAAGACGGCCAGTGGGTCCTTTACAATGGAGGCGGGGTCAAGCTCATCCGCGTTGACGGCATGTTCAAGACCACCGTCCCCGCCACCAATCCATCCACCAGCGACGGCAGCTGCACGTTCTGGTGGAACGCTCCCAGCGGGAAACTGGAAGTT
It includes:
- a CDS encoding beta-1,3-glucanase family protein; the encoded protein is MKKHLSLLLVALFSAAVFGQAGTFPVIFHNNTKVYADSQIYVLFWVQNKYWVDKNGALQPFQAADVNAPGHYTKDGKNYAAVSVRLSDMVNFRCPTSVGGGRLYMSVGSPFLVNVSDGGFALPDPQNPGDPMADAYWDWYEMAYAYNALQFGGNTTQVDIFGFPYSVKVCQSSTHFMDSCGISTSSGWSMPRIMQLFKDSLSAPFQASIKPTRVLAPQNSSQFYVGGAYADYFKPLLDSLWTDWSAKPFTFKYGGSTWTITGNGTDTVTVSGSNSGKMSKPTARSIWANNSFDQMSLNFVAPLSSALCRGVARDSSWYNNPSTYYHKSKTRSEFADLLHRISIHNKAYGFGFDDNNNQSSVLIVGSSQPLDSLVFDLGSFDPATVGSVVPEQKSRANSHAIRMGAHDIVTIQSANPIEKVTLVSLNGKSLHKSVLVNNNAFSIAGLSAGTYCVRITDKQGLTTTQKIWKE